Within the Novosphingobium pentaromativorans US6-1 genome, the region CCGCGTCGTGACTTACGGCTTCTCCGCACAGGCGGACATCCGCGGCGAGAACGTGACGCCTTTCCCGGGTGGCAACCGCTTCGATGTCGCCCTGCGCCAGCGCGATGGCTCTTTCCGCCGGATCGAGGGGATCGAACTGCCGATGCCCGGTCGGCACAATGTCCAGAACGCGCTGGCAGCGGTTGGCGTCGCGGTCGAGATGGGCTGCTCGGACGAGTGCATCAAAGGCGGCTTCGCCAAGTTCGGCGGGGTCAAGCGCCGCTTCACCAAGGTGGGCGAAGTGGATGGGGTCGCCATCATCGACGACTACGGCCATCACCCGGTCGAGATCCGCGCCGTGCTTGCCGCCGCGCGCGAGGGTGTGAAGGGGCGGGTCATCGCCGTTGTGCAGCCGCACCGCTTCACGCGCCTGCGCGATCACATGGACGAGTTCCAGACTGCCTTCAACGATGCTGACGTGGTCTATGCCAGCCCGGTTTATCCTGCCGGTGAGCAGCCGATCGAGGGTTTCGACAGCGCCGCCATCGTCGAGGGCATGAAGTCGCGCGGGCACCGTTCCGCGCAGGTCATCGCGGGGCCGGGTGAACTGGCCGATACGCTGGCCGCCTCGGTCCAGCCCGGTGACATGGTCGTGTGCCTGGGTGCCGGCGACATCACCAAGTGGGCCGCCGGCCTCGCCGACGAGATCCGTTTGCGGAGGACGACGTGAACCCTTTCAACCCCCTCAACTGGCTTGAGCTCCTCTCCGAAGCGCACCGTCGGCAGATCGAGGCGATGCAGAAGTATGTCGAGGCGAGCCAAGCCTCGATCGATCCCGAGCGCAAGGAAGAGGCCGGGGAACTGCTGGGCGAAGCCAATGAGAAGGCGCGTGAGGCAGCCGAGAATCTCGCAAATGCGCAGTGGGCGTGGTTGGGCATGTGGCGGTTTTGATGGAAGCGCTATTCCCATCCGTTTCCGGTAAGCTGACTGCCGATGCCCCGCTGGCGCCGCTCGTGTGGTTCAAGTCCGGCGGCGTTGCCGAGTGGCTGTTCGAACCCAGGGACATAGCCGACCTGCAGGCATTCCTGCGCGATCTCGATCCCGCGGTGCCGGTCATGGCGCTGGGTCTTGGGTCGAACATGATCGTGCGCGACGGCGGCGTGCCGGGCGTGGTGGTGCGTCTGGGCAAGCCTTTCGCCAGGGTCGCGCGGGTTGATGCCGTGACGCTGGACTGCGGGGGCGGGGCCTCGGGCATCCTCGTGTCCTCGACCGCGCGCGACAACGGCATTTCCGGCGTCGAATTCCTGCGCTCGATCCCCGGAACGGTCGGAGGCTTCGTGCGCATGAATGGCGGCGCCTATGGCGGGGAGGTCAAGGACATCCTCGTCGATTGCGACGTCGTCCTGCGTTCGGGTGAACTGGTGACGCTGGGCAATGCCGATCTCGGCTATACCTATCGCCATTCGGAATTGCCTGAGGGCGCCATT harbors:
- the murC gene encoding UDP-N-acetylmuramate--L-alanine ligase; the encoded protein is MRGVGTDIGTIHFVGIGGIGMSGIAEVMHNLGYSVQGSDIAEGYVIDGLRKRGIKVMIGHAGENVAGAAVVVTSTAVKRDNPEVVYALEHRIPVVRRAEMLAELMRLKNTVAVAGTHGKTTTTSMVAALLDAGGIDPTVINGGIINSYGSNARLGASDWMVVEADESDGSFLRLDGTLAVVTNIDPEHLDHYGSFERVKEAFVEFIENVPFYGAALLCIDHPEVQGVISKVRDRRVVTYGFSAQADIRGENVTPFPGGNRFDVALRQRDGSFRRIEGIELPMPGRHNVQNALAAVGVAVEMGCSDECIKGGFAKFGGVKRRFTKVGEVDGVAIIDDYGHHPVEIRAVLAAAREGVKGRVIAVVQPHRFTRLRDHMDEFQTAFNDADVVYASPVYPAGEQPIEGFDSAAIVEGMKSRGHRSAQVIAGPGELADTLAASVQPGDMVVCLGAGDITKWAAGLADEIRLRRTT
- the murB gene encoding UDP-N-acetylmuramate dehydrogenase; the encoded protein is MEALFPSVSGKLTADAPLAPLVWFKSGGVAEWLFEPRDIADLQAFLRDLDPAVPVMALGLGSNMIVRDGGVPGVVVRLGKPFARVARVDAVTLDCGGGASGILVSSTARDNGISGVEFLRSIPGTVGGFVRMNGGAYGGEVKDILVDCDVVLRSGELVTLGNADLGYTYRHSELPEGAIVVAARFKGRPGDPVAIQTEMDRISASREASQPLRSKTGGSTFKNPEGHKAWQLVDQAGCRGLQVGGAQVSEKHTNFLINTGGATSADIEALGEEVRRRVRENSGVELEWEIQRVGTPADGLNTQQAGTQ